A region of the Peredibacter starrii genome:
AGGCCCTCATTGAATTTATTGCGGAGACTTTGGAGATACCTAAACGAAGTGTCCATCTCACTCAAGGCGAGACTTCCCGTCAGAAAACGATCTTGGTTGAAATGGCGGTAGAGAATGTGCGAGCGATTATTAAAGACTAAAAAAAAAGGCCCCACCGAAGTGAGGCCTTTAGAGATTACTTAGTTAATTGAGCTTGTTTGATTTTTGAAGTAAGGGCCGTAATTCTTAGAACCACTTCACCCCATTGAACACCACCAAGATTGTCATTACCTACGAAAGCACAGTTTTGAATGTTTTCGTCACACTTGTTTACAACTAAACAGCTGCGAGGATCAGATTCTTTGCTTGGGTGGTAATCAGTTCTACCTTGGATCAGGATACCTTCAAGCATACCAGTGTTGGCATCGAATACCGCTGAACCAGAGTTACCTTGGAAAGTATCCAGGTTAGTAGAGAACTTTGTTGAGTCTGTATTTCTTGTAACTTTAGCACCTGGAGAAACCTTAGTTGGTAGACCAGTTGGGTGACCGATAACAACAAGCTGAGCGTTGTTGGCGATTTTCCCAGTTGTACGGAACTTAAGTGGAGTGCGGCCAGTAACTGGACGGTCTAGCTTAATGATCGCGTAGTCTAGAGTCTGATTAAGTTCAGCAGCAACTACTGACTTACAAGTATAGATGTTTGTTACTGAGATATCTTTTGTAGGGTTAGCAGTCGGCGACTTCATATCGTAGCCGAACACCCATGCGAAACCTCTACAAACGTTCTCTGGCGTAGAGAATGATTTGTAACAGTGACCTGCAGTGATCAAAGTATCAGGAGAAACCAGGAAGCCCGAACAGTTCGGAGCGATTGGCTGCTGAGAGAATGATTCTGAAGGACAGATATTCATCGCGCGCTCTAGAGATTGTGTCCCTACAAGGTCGAAGAAGTTTGGTTTAGATGATTTTTGGAACTGACGAACATCGATCATGCCGGCAGTTGCTTGCGCAAGCTGAAGATGAAGCTGATTTCTAACCTGATAGATATCCTGTCGGTTATCTGGGCCGTAAACAACTTCGATACTCTGATTAGCTGCGAAGGCTTGAGAAAGGGCCAGAAGCGAGGCCAAAGCGATTAGATTTTTCATTCCATCTCCTATGAGGAAAGGTGCGTTGAACGGGGGCATTTATTCCAAAGTAAGAACAGATTGAAAACTAACATCTTCTGACAAATTTTTGACGGATTGCCTAAGTGCTTGAAATTGACCCGGCGAAATAAAAAAAGGCCCACCGAAGTGGGCCTTCTTATGAAGCTTTATTGAGATCTAAATTAAGCTTTTTTGGCCCACATATTACAGTAAGCGCCTTCTTTTACCATTGGAGCTGTTGGAGTCTTCATAGCATTTTTCATTGCTGGAAGAGTACATTCGCCCACGCCTGCAGCGCCAGCTTTATAGTGCTTACAAGTTGAACACTGTTTGCCGTTCTTAGCTTGTGGAGAAACTTCTTTATAACCAAGTTTACCAGCTGTAACGAATGTACCTGCGGCAACTGCGTCGTTAAGAAGACCAGCAGCTTTTCCAACTACAGTTGAAACAGCGGCGAAAAATAGAGATGTTTTTAAAAATTCACGTCTTTTCATATTCAAGCCCTTTGTTAAAAAAAATTGTTCTTAATTTGATAAAAATCTTTATGGGAATTTTAGCATAAAAAAAATTGGTTTTAAGAGTGAAAAATGCACCACAAGAGCACCTACCTTTGCTCGAAATATCATGCAAAAGTTTGAGCTATAAAACTGATAGACACTCCGAATAAGTTCTAACTAATATTAAAGAATGAAAACACAAACTAAATCATTTAATTTTATCGATCTATTCTCTGGTTGCGGCGGACTCTCTTGCGGTCTAGAAATGGCGGGTCACCGTTGTTTATTGGGCGTTGATGCAAATAAAGAGGCGATTCAAAGTTTTGCGGCAAACCATCACGAAGCAGCAGTTTATTTGGGAGACATTAAAAAACTTTCAGAGAAAAAGTTAACTGAGCTTCTGAAAGGTCAGAAAGTTGATATGGTTGTTGGTGGACCTCCTTGTCAGGGTTTCTCGACTGTTGGTCGTGGCCAGGTAGAGGATGAGCGTAACCAACTTTTTAAAGAGTTCGTACGTATCGTTAAAGTAACTCAGCCGAAAGTTATTCTATTTGAAAACGTGACTGGTCTTGTGGCCAAGAAGAACCAACCGATTCTTGCTAAAATTTTCCAATATTTTGAGAAGCTCGGCTACAACATGGATGCCCGTGTTCTTTCAGCTGAAGAATTTGGTGTGCCTGAAAAGCGTCGTCGCGCCATTATCATGGGTGTAAAAGGGGGAGAGTGTGTTTTCCCTGAAGTGACTCACGGTAAGCGTTCAAAACAAAAAGTTCGCACGGTTTCTGAAGTGTTCAAAAACTTAAAAGCTAAAAATGGCCAGATCTATAATCACGATGTGAAGGCCGCTCAGATTAAAAAAGTCGAAGACCGTGAACGCCTGAAATTTATTCCGGCCGGAAAAGGGATTCGTTACCAGGAAGATGAACTGAACTATCTTCCAAAAAAACTTCGTTACGGCATTGATTGGAACACTCTTCGTGAAAAGCGTTTCCGTCAGACTCGTCTTCAGCGTCTTCCGCTGAATGAGCCATCGCCAACGATCCTTACAGCGAGAACAACTTATTTCCACCCGACTGAAGCTCGCTACCTCACTCCACGTGAAGCGGCCGCATGTCAGAGTTTCCCGAATGACTTCATTTTCCACGGTTCTCAGACGGCCATGTTCCGTCAGATCGGAAATGCAGTTCCTCCGGGTCTGGCCCATGCACTCGGACAGGCGATCAAAAAGATCGAATTTAAAAAAGGTGTTTTCAAGAAGAAAACCGCGGAGAATATCCTAGGTAAGAACGCTTTCCACTATCACGAGACGACATACCTATGATTGAAACTGTGAAGAAGATTTTTAGTACCCGCATGCTATCCATGCTTCTTATTGGTTATAGCGCGGGACTTCCGCTTCTTCTCATTGGTTCGACGTTGCAGGCGTGGATGACAGATGAAGGTGTTGACCTGACGGCCATTGGTCTCGTGTCACTTCTTGGCCTTCCCTATGTTTTCAAATTTCTATGGGCGCCACTCCTGGACCGTTACAAACTTCCATTTCTTTCTCGACGAAAGGGGTGGATGCTTTTGTTCCAGGTAATGCTGGTTCTTTGTATTCTTGGTTTATCTCTTACAAATCCTAAAACTGATATCAACCTCGTTTGTGTTTGGGCATTCCTCATTGCCTTTTTCTCGGCCTCTCAGGACGTTGTGCTTGATGCTTATAGAAGAGAAATTCTGCCTGATGAAGAACTGGGACTAGGTTCATCTCTTTATATTACAGGTTACCGTTTAGCGATGCTGGTTTCAGGTGCCCTTGCTCTGATTCTCGCGGACACTATTCCTTGGAAAGATGTGTATATGTGGCTTGCGGTGTTTATGGCGCCGGCGATTCTCTTCACATTTCTGGCCCCTAAAGAAAATCATCACATTCCAATTCCGGCCAATCTTAAGGCCGCAGTTGTGGGACCTTTAAAGGATTTTTTCACTCGTAAGGGTGCTTGGATCATGCTTCTCTTTATTCTGATGTATAAAGTGGGCGATAGCATGGCCTCGAATATGACGACTCCGTTTATTCTGGATATCGGCTATTCAAAAACTGATATCGGAACTGTGGCGAAGACCTTCGGTATGGTTGCAACAATTCTAGGTGGAATCTTGGGTGGAACCATGATGCTTAGAATGAACATGCGCTACTCTTTGATCACTTTCGGTATTCTTCAGGCCGTATCAACTCTTGGTTTTGCTGCTCTTCCGGCCATGCCTGTGACATTCATGTCATTGGCCCTCATCATTGCGTTTGAAAACCTTGCTTCTGGTATGGGAACTGCCGCGTATTCAGCTTATATGGCCTCTTTGACCAATAAGCAGTTCACTGCCACTCAATATGCGCTTCTCACGGCCCTCATGGGCATTCCTCGCGTAATCCTCGCCAGTCCGACAGGATGGATGGCAAAGCAGATGGGTTGGGAAATGTTCTTTGTGGTTTGTACGTTGGTAGCAGTGCCTGGACTTCTTTTATTGATTCCAGTTTTCCGCTTAGAAAAGCCAGCTCAAAAAGCCGCAATCTAATTCGCCTTGAATCTTGCTGTTAATTTCTTTTTCTTCGCTTGAACGAAGCTTTTTCGCCATTTCTTTAGCGGTGGCACAAGCACTGATGGTGACTTTCTTACCGTCTTTTCTGAAAGTGTATTTCTCGGCGGCGGAGAACTTAATCAGCGACTTCACGAGTGGCAAACTATTAAGTTCAATGGCATGAATGAGGGCCGACTTTCCGTCTTTGTCCCATAGATGAGGATTGGCATTGTGACTTAAATACAAGTCTACAAATTTCTGTTTTTTTAACACCGTTGATTTAATCAGAGGTGTGATCTCAGCATCTTTAGGTCCATCGATATCAGAAAGGTTTTCATTTAAAAGATATTCTGCGGTTAAGATGGCCTTGTTTTCATCTCGAGAATCAACCAGAATGCTAAGAGGATTACAGTTATCATAACTCTTCAGGAGAGTTGGAAATAATTGGTTAAGCTTCTTCACCATAGTGTAATCGGCCTGGCCCAAAACACTTCTATAGCTCGCCAGATCCGGGGCCCCTACTTCCACTTTCAAATAAGTCTGAATGAGTTCAGCGATTCTCGTCATCTGATTTTCTTCGGCGATTCGAAGAGGACTGCGATCCAGTTTATCCGGAATTGTTAAGCTAGCACCTTGATTGATAAGAAGATTGGCCGAATCTTCATCCAGATTCTTAATAGCAACAATCAGGGCCGTATCACCTTCTGCATTTTTCTTATTCAGATCAACTTTTAAATCTAATAAAACTCTCACTGAATTTGAGCGGCCCTTTGCAATCGCCACCATCAGCGGAGTTTCTTTATTGATATTGGCCTTGTTAACGTCAGCGCCTTTCTCAATCAGGAAGTTTCTGATTTGGTTAAAGTTATATTTAATGGCGAGAGTGAGATAGGTTTCCCCATCAAAGAGAATCTCATTCAAATTAATGAAGCTATTTTCCATCAGCACCCTTCTCAGGGCCGGAAGATCGTCCTCAACTACCGCACGTCTCATTTCTTTCTGAGCGTAGAAAGAAACCTCGGCCTCGGTTGGCTGGGTGGAAATGTCGTTATTGCCTTTGTCTTCATGTTCCTTTTTCCCACATGAAGCGAGAAGGGACAGCACGAGACAGCTTGTGGCCAGCCAATAAGATTTCATAAATCGGAGTTTACTAGGGGTTTTGGAGCAGGCGGGAACAAAAGGAGATTTCGGGAAAACTTTACATGAAAAGGGCCTCTTGCGAGGCCCTAACTAACTGGAATTAGTAAGTAAGATGAGGGTTCATCTTCGAAAGATTGATCAGACGCTTAAGTTGTTTGTCCTTAAGAGCTGCCATACGAAGAAGAACGATCGCACCAGCTTTATAGCCACGTACTTCGTCATTACCAACAAGACCTAGGAAACCAGCTTGCTTGTTGTTAACGTTGAAGTTCCAGTAACCAGAGATACCAGCAGTTTCAAATCCAACTGGGATCCAAACACCGAATAGTTCTTTGTGGTAATAGAACGACATATCGTGGAAAGCCGTATCGATACGAAGTGAGTTCTCAAGTTTACCACCTGGGATACCTGGAACAGCACGGCCGTCTGGAAGGTAGTTACCATCGCCAAGGCCGATGTTGATTGCTTCAAGATCAGCAACGTCTAGGTATAGAGCTAGAATCATACCACCGTCGATAACGTTTGGTGCGAATTCAAAGAATGAACGTTGTGTCTTAGGAATTGGGGCCTTTAAACCTGCATCAACCTGCATGTTTAAAAATTTGAAAGTCATAAGAATTTGACCATCGACTACGTTAAAGATTGGGCCCTTAACGCCGTTGATCTCAGGCACGCCGCCAGTTTGCTGGCCGCAGCTTGGAGTCAACACGATAGCGAGCATGAGAATCATCGCTTTAAGTGAAAGCATCCACTTTTTCATTTTACCGTCCTTGTTGGTTTACTGAGTTAAAAACTCATTTGGTAATATTATTGTGCAAAATATTCCGAATGCAATGTCGGTAGAAATTTCTAAGACAGATGCATCAATTTGTTAGATAATTCGGCCCATGAAATTGACAGGTACACTCTCTAAAATGGAAACGCGACATGATGATGTCGTAAGTTATGGATTGCAACTCCGCGAGGTGCGTTTTGACCTCAACCAAGCTGTTGGTAAAGATCTCCGCTTAACTTACTCCGGTAATATTATTTGTGAGAACTGCGGCAAAAAAACCAAGAAATCTTATGCAGAAGGGCACTGCTATCCCTGCACGATGAAATTAGCGTCATGCGATTTGTGCATATTGAAGCCAGAACTTTGTCACTTTGATAAAGGCACTTGTCGCGAACCACAATGGGGCGAAGAAAACTGTTTCAAAAACCATATTGTGTATTTGGCCAATTCATCAGGTTTAAAGGTTGGTATCACTCGTAAGACTCAAGTTCCTATTCGTTGGATGGATCAAGGGGCCAGTGAAGCACTGCCAATTTTAGAAGTTAAGAATAGATTTGTTTCAGGTCAGGTGGAAGTGCTGTTCAAGAAGCACATTAATGATAAGACTGACTGGCGAAAGATGCTTAAAGGCGAGCCTGATTCAATTGATTTGAAAGAATGGCGAGACAAGCTTTTAAAAGAAGTGGCGGAAGATTTAAAACATTTCGACGTCACTGTACTTGATCAAGAAATTTATAAGTTCAAATATCCAGTTGAGAAATACCCTGAAAAAGTGAATTCATTCAATCTGGATAAAACGAATGAGGTCACTGGCCGCTTGATGGGAATCAAAGGGCAATATCTTATTTTTGATACAGGTGTACTCAACGTGCGCTCTCACACTGGTTACGAAATTACTCTGGAGGAAATCCATGCAACAACCTAAGACAATCTACTTAAAAGACTACAGACCTTCACCATTCACGATCGATACGATTGATCTTACGGTTGATATTCACGCTGATCACTCGATGGTGACCTCAGTGATGAGAATTGAGAAACACAAGGATTCAGTTGGACAAAAATTAAATCTGGAACTGAACGGCGAGGGCATGGAGCTTGTGGGCCTTAAGTTTAACGGGGAAGTTCTTCCGAATGATCGTTTTCAGGTTTCTAGTGACAAGCTTGTGATCCTGAATGTGACTCACGATGAATTCACACTTGAGATTCAAAACAAAATCAATCCGGCCGAGAACAAGGCCCTGGAAGGTTTTTACCAGTCATGCCCTCAGCTTTGTACGCAATGTGAGCCGGAAGGTTTCCGCCGTATTACTTATTTCATCGACCGTCCGGATGTGATGGCGAAATATACAACAAAAATGATCGCTGATAAGAAGCAATATCCTTCGCTTCTTTCTAACGGTAACCGCATTGGTAGTGGTGATCTTCCTGGTGGACGTCACTGGGCCCAGTGGCAAGATCCATTCAGAAAACCAAGTTACCTTTTTGCGATGGTGGCCGGCGAGTTCGATGTGGCACGTGATACTTTCACAACGATGAAAGGCCGCAAGATCGATCTTGAGATCTACGTTGATAAAGGCAATTTAGGGAAAACTCCTCACGCCATGAACTCTCTTAAACAGAGTATGAAGTGGGACGAGGAAACATTTGGTTTAGAGTATGACCTTGATATTTACATGATCGTTGCGGTTGATTCATTCAACATGGGCGCCATGGAAAACAAGGGCCTCAATATCTTCAATTCGACTTACACACTGGCCGATGAGAAAAGTGCAACTGACCACGACTTCCAGGGCGTTCAAGGAGTGATTGGTCACGAATATTTCCATAACTGGACTGGTAACCGTGTGACTTGTCGTGACTGGTTCCAGCTAACGCTGAAAGAAGGTCTGACTGTATTCCGTGATCAGGAATTTTCTTCTGACATGCTTTCACGTGCTGTTAAACGCCTGGAAGATGTTCGTCTTCTAAAAGACTCACAGTTTGCGGAAGATGCGGGTCCTTTAAGTCACCCGATTCGTCCATCGAGCTATATTGAAATTAATAACTTCTACACTCGCACTGTTTATGAAAAAGGTGCGGAAGTGATTCGTATGATTCACACCCTGATCGGAAAAGAAAAGTTCCGTAAGGGGATGGATAAGTATTTCGAGCTCTTCGACGGTCAGGCCGTAACGACGGAAGACTTTGTACACGCTATGGAAGTGGCAAGTGGAAAGGATCTATCTCAGTTCAGAAACTGGTACTCACGTCCCGGCACTCCAACGTTGAAAGTGACTTCGAGAAAAGAAGGCAATGAATTCGTTCTGGATATCGAGCAGAAGTACCCACTTCCGACGGTGAAGGTTGAGGATAATAACGTTCTTCTAATGCCGTTTAAGATTGGTCTTCTTGATAAAACAACTAAGAAAGAAGAAGAGCATCTTTTAGAGCTTAAAAACCTAAAAGAGACTTTCCGTTTCAAAGTAAATGGCGACGTCACTCCATCACTTAACTTGGGTTTCTCAGCTCCAGTTATTGTTGAGTATCCATATGAAGTGGCAGACCTGATTGAACTCATGAGTTTCAATAAAGATCCTTATTGCCGTTATGAGGCGACTCAAAAGATTTATGATCACGTATTTAAGGCCGAGTTCTATTATTTCAAAGCGAATGGAAAACTTAATCCTGATTTAACTTCAGAGTTTAAATCAGCGTTCCAGAATCTTCTAAAAGATGAAAGCATTGATCTGTCGTTTAAGTCATATCTTCTAGATCTACCGACTGAAAATGGTCTTTCTCAAGAAATGATTCAGCCGGACTTTGATGCCATTCATACTGTTCACGGTCATCTTCGTAAGAAACTTGGTCTTGAATTCCAGGATTGGTTCCTAAAGGAGCATGAGCGTCTTTCAAAAGTGAGCAAGTTTGAGCTTACTCCAAAAGCATTTGGTGAAAGAGCATTAAAAAATCAATGTCTCACATATCTTGTTGCCTCTGAAACGAAGGCCGGTATGGAGGCCCTTGATAAGCACTACGGTAATGCTACTAACATGACGGAAGAAATCCACGCTCTACAACTTTATATCGCAAGCGGCGTAGAGCTTGAGCATGATTCAATTCAAAAGTTCTATCAGAAGTGGAAGCACGACTCACTTGTGATGCTTAAGTGGTTTAGCTCTCTGGCCGCATATTCTCCGAAGAAATTTGCTCTTGAGCGCATTGAGAAATTAGAGAAGAACGTGCTTTTCCAGAAGCAAGTTCCGAACTATCTAAGATCTCTTTATCTTCAATTTGCTAAAAACAATCTTCATGCTTTCCATGATGATAACGGCGCCGCTTACCGCTTTGTGGCCCAAAGAATTTGTCACATTGATGGTTTCAACCCTCAAGTGGCATCTCGAGCTGCAGGCGCGTTTTCATTGATTAATAAATTGGATTCTAAACGTCAGACAGAAATGAAGGCGGCTTTGAAGACAATCATGGATAACAAACCGTCTCGTGATACTTTTGAGGTGGTTTCTAAGTATCTTGCCCAATAAAAAATTCTAGATCGAGGGGCCTATTTCTTAGGCTTCTCGATTCTCACAAGCTTCATCGCCGGTTCACGGGTTTTAAGAGTCAAAACAGTGGCCGTTACCAAAAATAATGCCGCAGAAAAGATAAGGTATTCCATAAAGTACTCCTTGATGGATTTATCGGCATTTCCCTCTGGAAAATGATGCCCGGAGTTACTGTTTTTTCTCCTCAAAGACAGACAATTGGTGATACAATTCCACGGGAAATCAACAATTTCAGGTTCTTAAGGGAAACTAACCATCATGGAAGCTATACTCTCGCTTAGGCAGAAAGCACTTAAAATCAATCTAGCAAAAAGGTTTTACGGAACATTTGCTGAAATTGGCGCCGGACAGGAAGTTGCCCGACATTTTTTTCAGGCCGGTGGATCAAGTGGTTCAATCGCAAAAACCATTTCTGCCTATGACATGACTTTCTCAGATTCGATCTATGGAAAAGAACCGTCAGGTCGTTATGTTTCTCAAACCAGACTTCTAAGAATGCTCGATAAAGAGTTTCAACTTCTGGAAGAACGCTTAGGAGAGACTCGCGGTAAGAATCACCAGTTCTTCGTTTTCGCGAATACAGTCGCTGCACTTAATTTCCAAAGAACTAATGAGGCCCACGGTTGGCTTGGGATGCGTTTTCAAGATGCTCCAGGTTCGGAAGTAAGTGATGTTGTGATTCACGTGCGTATGCTTGATCCTCAGAATCTTCTACAACAAGATGCTCTTGGGATCATGGGGCTGAACCTTGCTTACGCTTCAATGTTTTTATCTCACGATCCAGAGTGTTTTATTCGTTCACTCATGGATCACCTTGATACTTCTCGAATTGAAGTTAACTTCATTCGTTTTGGTGGAAAAGTCTTTAAAGAAATTGATAACCGCCTGATGAACCTTCAACTTCTAAAAGAAGGTTACACTCACGCCATCATGTTTGATGAGCAGGGAGAAGTGGTTCTGGCCAATGATGTTCTTTATAAGAAAGACGTTCTCGTGGTCCGTGGTTCATACCGTCCACCTACACTTGTAAGTATGGATATGATCAAAACCGGTGTGGCCAATTTTGCGAAAGATCATGGTAAGAAAGTTGAAGATGTGGTGACGATTTCTGAAATCACCATTTCAACTCTTAAAGCTGATGATGGCGATATCACGAAAGAGGATTTCCTCGCCCGTGTGGATCTTATGTGTGCCATGGGACAGAAAGTGTTAATCACGAACTATCCTCAGTACTACAAACTTGCCAACTACTTCGCAAAATTTAACGTTCCTCACTTAGGTCTGGTACTTGGTATTTATAACTTCCAGCAGATCTTCACTGAAGAATACGCCAACGTTGAAGGTGGAATCTTAGCGGCCTTGGGCCAGCTTTTCCGTCATAACGTAAAGGTTTATATTTATCCATACAAGTCTGAGCAAGGTGCCATTGAAACGCTCGCGAACTTAAAAGTTCCAACGCAGTTTGATCACTTGTTCGCTCACATCAAAGCGATGAAACAGATCGATGATGTTGCCAATTACAATAAAGACATTCTTCATATCTACTCATCAAAAGTTCTTCAGATGGTTGTGAATAATGAGCCAGGCTGGGAAGCAATGGTTCCACCAGAAGTGGCAAAGAACATCAATGCAAAATGTCTCTTTGGTCATCCATGCTTCATTGGAAAAAAGAACAAAGAATAAAAACTACAAAGCGCTCTCTAACTTTAGGAGCGCTTTTTTCATTTCCAGACCATGGGCAAAGCCGCCCAGATCTTTAGAACCAACAACTCGGTGACATGGATAAATCAGCATCAGAGGATTTCTCCCACAGGCAGTTCCGATGGCCTGAAACGCGCGAGAATTCATTTTAACAGCTAGATCGCGGTAAGAGGCGACCTGACCAAAGGGAATCTCTATCATGGCGTTTAAAACCTCTAGATGAAAAGGGGAAACTTGGGAGAGATCAGTCGGGATATCAAGGGAGTCGGATTTACCCTCTAGATAAGAAAGAAGTTTTTGAAAGCAGTCTTCAAAGAAGATGTTTCTTTCACCCGGGACCGAAGGTTCTACCACGTGGATGGAACTCAAGGTTTTGCCGTCAAAGCTTGTGAGTTTAAGCGTTCCCACGATAGGAAGTGCCGGCAAGATGACGCTCATTGATTGTTCTTTCATGGGGAAAAGCTTATCATGGCCTCATGATAAAAGTCTTCACTTCGCCCTTTAATAATCCCTTTATCAATCTCGCACTAGAGGATCATTTCCTGCGTGGGGGAGCGGATCTTCCGTTGTTATTTTTCTATGTGAATCGTCCAAGCGTTGTGCTTGGCCGCTTTCAGAATCCATGGGTGGAATGTAACCTTCCGTATCTGGTGAAAAATGATATTTGGATGGTGAGACGTCAAAGTGGCGGCGGCTGCGTTTTTCATGACGAAGGGAATTTAAATTTTAGCTTCATCGTTCCGGAAGGGATGATTGATCGAAAGAAGCACGCTGAAATTTTAAAAGGTGCCTTTGCCAAAGCAGGCATTGAACTTCAGATTTCACCTCGAAATGATTTATGGCTTCAGGATGAAAATGGTGAGTGGAAGAAGATCTCTGGGTCTGCTTATAAGCAGACTCGTGAGGCCTCATTTCACCACGGTACATTTCTTGTAAGTTCTGATTTAAATAAACTCGAAGAGAGTTTGAAGCAAACAATGGTGCCTAAAAATACCAAATCGATTGCTTCAGTTCGTTCAAAAGTTATTAGTCTGCAGCAGCGTCACCCGGGAGTGGAAATTCAGGACGTAATTGAGCTTGTGGCCCATGATCTTCGCACTGTTGCCATTGAGTTAGATGGAAGTCTCTTATCTCTTCCTGAGCTTCAGGCGAGTTTTAATATGCTAAGAAGTTGGGAATGGTTGTGGGGTGAAACTCCGCTCTTTGATTTAGAAACGTCAGAGGGAGTGAAATCTATTCGTAAGGGGATCATCGAAGAAACAGGAGCGAAATTTTCTCCTGCTACGATGAAGGGTCTTCTTTCAGAAGATCAGATTCAGAAATACTTTCCGGATTTTAGTGAGCAGCACAGGTCGAGCAACCAGATTTTGTAGCCGTCTGGTCTTCGAAGGTCCAATCGCTGTAATTTTCATTCAGGTAGAAACAAGCATCTGATAGGGAATCAAACGTTTCCTGGAAAACCTCTTTTTCTTCGTTCTCCAGCACGGTCACATAATATTCCAAACGATCATCGGCCATGCTTTCTGGATTGGCCCCGAAACTGATCATCGCCATGAAATTACCTTTCTCATAACGTGTATATGTCCAATTTTCGATATTTACGCATTGCATCCGACTCTCTCCATCAACTAATACTTGTCAAGCACTTACGGGTAGTCTATAGTGTGTGGACTTTTAAGTAAATGATTACCATTGCGAGGATATTATGGCTAAGGGACCACGAGTTATTGTTACTTTAGAATGTACGGAAGCTAGAAAAGAAGGTGCTTCACCTTCTCGTTATACTACAACAAAAAACAAAAAGACGACTCCAGAGCGTCTTGAGAAAATGAAGTATAACTCAAATCTTCGTCGTCACACTCTACACAAAGAAATTAAGTAATTTTCGAAAGAAAGATTTCATAAAAAAAGGGACTCTAGGGTCCCTTTTTTTATTTTATTTAAGCTCAGAACTTTTCGTCGATAGCATCCGCAGCTGATCTTTATCAATCAAAACAAATGACTGTTTCTCATCCGTCGATAAAGCATAAGTATCGCTCTTAACCACGTTCATGCCTGGAATCTGGCCTTTAATCGGAGCAATGATATAAGTACGCACACCTGAGGCCGAAATCAGTTTTAAACTGAATTCCGGGGTGGCCATGACCTTTTCCATGAAGATTTGTTGGTCTGTATTTAACTTATCTAGAATCGAGAAACTCTTCATGTCTTCTAAGCGTTCAAAGAAGCGCTTAACTTTTGCTTCCGCCAGAACTACGCCACTCTGATCTACCCATTGATCATCTTTTTTAAGGAGCTTCAGATCCAAAGTATTGTTCCCATACACTTCAAGCGAAGCGAGTGAATCAAGATTCACGGCGAATACTTTTGATTCAACTAATTGGGCCAGATCGTAACTCTCAAGAGTCATTTCAATTGGATCAATCTGATAAATCTGATCTTGTGACGAGAGTGAAAGATAGGCCGAGTTATCAATCGGGTTAATAAGACCCATTTTAATTTCGAAAGATTTATCACGAGTATTCGTGAATAGGAGAGTCAGGGTTGGATTATCCAGAGAAAAACTCGTGATGTTAATTGGCTCAAGACGGTGAAAGTTACGAACACGAAT
Encoded here:
- the pepN gene encoding aminopeptidase N, with amino-acid sequence MQQPKTIYLKDYRPSPFTIDTIDLTVDIHADHSMVTSVMRIEKHKDSVGQKLNLELNGEGMELVGLKFNGEVLPNDRFQVSSDKLVILNVTHDEFTLEIQNKINPAENKALEGFYQSCPQLCTQCEPEGFRRITYFIDRPDVMAKYTTKMIADKKQYPSLLSNGNRIGSGDLPGGRHWAQWQDPFRKPSYLFAMVAGEFDVARDTFTTMKGRKIDLEIYVDKGNLGKTPHAMNSLKQSMKWDEETFGLEYDLDIYMIVAVDSFNMGAMENKGLNIFNSTYTLADEKSATDHDFQGVQGVIGHEYFHNWTGNRVTCRDWFQLTLKEGLTVFRDQEFSSDMLSRAVKRLEDVRLLKDSQFAEDAGPLSHPIRPSSYIEINNFYTRTVYEKGAEVIRMIHTLIGKEKFRKGMDKYFELFDGQAVTTEDFVHAMEVASGKDLSQFRNWYSRPGTPTLKVTSRKEGNEFVLDIEQKYPLPTVKVEDNNVLLMPFKIGLLDKTTKKEEEHLLELKNLKETFRFKVNGDVTPSLNLGFSAPVIVEYPYEVADLIELMSFNKDPYCRYEATQKIYDHVFKAEFYYFKANGKLNPDLTSEFKSAFQNLLKDESIDLSFKSYLLDLPTENGLSQEMIQPDFDAIHTVHGHLRKKLGLEFQDWFLKEHERLSKVSKFELTPKAFGERALKNQCLTYLVASETKAGMEALDKHYGNATNMTEEIHALQLYIASGVELEHDSIQKFYQKWKHDSLVMLKWFSSLAAYSPKKFALERIEKLEKNVLFQKQVPNYLRSLYLQFAKNNLHAFHDDNGAAYRFVAQRICHIDGFNPQVASRAAGAFSLINKLDSKRQTEMKAALKTIMDNKPSRDTFEVVSKYLAQ
- a CDS encoding methylated-DNA--[protein]-cysteine S-methyltransferase is translated as MKEQSMSVILPALPIVGTLKLTSFDGKTLSSIHVVEPSVPGERNIFFEDCFQKLLSYLEGKSDSLDIPTDLSQVSPFHLEVLNAMIEIPFGQVASYRDLAVKMNSRAFQAIGTACGRNPLMLIYPCHRVVGSKDLGGFAHGLEMKKALLKLESAL
- a CDS encoding lipoate--protein ligase family protein codes for the protein MIKVFTSPFNNPFINLALEDHFLRGGADLPLLFFYVNRPSVVLGRFQNPWVECNLPYLVKNDIWMVRRQSGGGCVFHDEGNLNFSFIVPEGMIDRKKHAEILKGAFAKAGIELQISPRNDLWLQDENGEWKKISGSAYKQTREASFHHGTFLVSSDLNKLEESLKQTMVPKNTKSIASVRSKVISLQQRHPGVEIQDVIELVAHDLRTVAIELDGSLLSLPELQASFNMLRSWEWLWGETPLFDLETSEGVKSIRKGIIEETGAKFSPATMKGLLSEDQIQKYFPDFSEQHRSSNQIL
- the rpmG gene encoding 50S ribosomal protein L33; the protein is MAKGPRVIVTLECTEARKEGASPSRYTTTKNKKTTPERLEKMKYNSNLRRHTLHKEIK
- a CDS encoding DUF4340 domain-containing protein, coding for MKALLRPSLSTFLVAFFFLILLFLGLFAEVFESQTPEVDIAQIYANPVPVNELQSLKTLKLSNKHGSFLFENTDPQGNLAGPWQMLEPQALRVKGDVVAKIIDALNVIRVRNFHRLEPINITSFSLDNPTLTLLFTNTRDKSFEIKMGLINPIDNSAYLSLSSQDQIYQIDPIEMTLESYDLAQLVESKVFAVNLDSLASLEVYGNNTLDLKLLKKDDQWVDQSGVVLAEAKVKRFFERLEDMKSFSILDKLNTDQQIFMEKVMATPEFSLKLISASGVRTYIIAPIKGQIPGMNVVKSDTYALSTDEKQSFVLIDKDQLRMLSTKSSELK